The genomic DNA CTAGATCTCTCTGATGGAAAACTCATCGTTTCAGATTTGAGTGGAAATGCTGCAGCAATAGGAACGGCAATTATTGCTAAGCAGAATAATCTGACAATCTCACCTGATGAATTATCCTCGATTCTCACCCGCAACGAATGCAATTCAAACAATTCGGAACTCAGCCTGCCAGCTCTTGCCCGGTTCGGAAAGGAAGACTGCACAAACAAACATATCTGTGCTCCAATCTCTTCAGGAGATGAGATAACCGATTGTTTTCTAGGCATTGATATCGGTTCAACCAGTACAAACCTGGTTCTCATGAATGAAAACAAGGAGATTGTTGCATTCAGGTATCTAAGAACTCTGGGAGACCCATTCCATGCAGTCAGTACCGGGCTTGCTGACCTTGGAAGAGAATTCAAAGACAAGGTACGGGTTATCGGAGTTGGAACAACCGGTTCAGGACGGTACATGATTGCAAGGCTGTTCGGAGCTGATGTTGTGAAAGATGAGATCACCGCCCAGGCAAGAGCTGCAATCACGCTTGATCCCCTGGTAGATACCGTGTTTGAAATCGGCGGTCAGGACTCCAAGTTTATCAGCCTGAGAAATGGTGTCGTCACTGACTTTCAGATGAATAAGATATGTGCTGCAGGTACCGGATCATTTATCGAAGAGCAGTCCAAAAAATTCGATATTCCCATTGATGATTTTGGAGATAAGGCACTTGCCAGTACAAAACCGGAGTATCTTGGTGAACGGTGCACCGTATTCATCGAAACCAGTATTGCCGCCTGCCTTGCCAATGGAACTAGTACTGAAGATATCGTATCAGGCCTGTGCTATTCCATTGTGAAAAATTATCTGAACCGGGTGGTCGGACAGAAGAAGATCGGAGATCGGATATTCCTGCAGGGAGGTATCGCCTATAACCAGGGAGTGATCAACGCATTCCGTTCACTGACCGGGAAAGAGATCATTGTTCCTCCATTCTTTAGTGTGACCGGAGCCTATGGAGCGGCAATCCTGACCTGCGAAGAGATGGGATCACGGAAGACCTCATTCAAAGGATTTGACCATATCGCCTCATCCGGTGAGGGAGAGATAGAAAAAGTAGCGAATTCCGATTCAGGATCTGATTTTGAAGAGATGGTCACGGACCTTATCTTTGAAGGGTATGATGGAACACTGGATCCCAGTAAAAAGACCATCGGAATCCCACGGGCTCTCTTCACCTATGGCATGTATCCAATGTTTGACGCCTTTTTCCGAGAGCTGGGGTATAATGTCCTCCTGTCAGATCCGACAAGTGAAAAGACCATCTGGCTCGGACAGGATTATTCACTTGACGAGACCTGTTACCCGGTCAAACTGATCAATGGTCATGTGGCAGAGCTGGTGGAGAAAAAGGTGGACTACATCTTTTTCCCAGACCTGTACACGGTTGTTCACCCAAACTCCCATACCCGCCAGGATTTTGGCTGCCCGTACATGCAACTTGCATTCAAACTGGTAAACCGGGCAATGGAACTTGATACGAAAGGCATCAAACTGCTTGCTCCTACCATCGGTTTTAGTCTTGGTGAACAATTCATGAAAAACAGTTTTATGAATCTTGGAACGATGCTTGACCGGACAACGGAGGAAACAGGGAAAGCCCTTCAGAAAGGGATGCAGGCATTCCATGATTTTGAAACCCGGATTATGGAAAAGGGGAAACAAATCGTGCAGGGCCTTCAGGCTGATGAAAAGGCATTTGTCCTGATTTCAAAAACCTACGGGGTAGCAGATCCTGTCTTAAACCTTGGTATCCCCGGAAAACTGAAAGAGATGGGATATAAAACCCTTGCATTCTATAACCTCCCGGAATGTGATGTTTCGAGCGAACACCCAAACATGTTCTGGCCATTTGGTCAGCATATCCTCGAAGCGGCGCAGGTTGTCAGGCAACATCCAAACCTGTATGCAATCTTCCTGACCCATCATGGATGTGGTCCGGATACCGTATTCACCCACTATTTCAAGGAGATTATGGGAGATAAACCATATCTGAACATAGAAGTTGATGAACATTCTTCAGGAGTCGGTGTGATAACCAGACTTGAAGCATTCGTAAACAGTCTGAACCATATACCCTCACAGCCTGCAGAGGATATGAATTGTTACCCGGAACGTGTTCCTCACCCGAAAGCCGGGATAACAACCAACGGTCTTGCATTTTCCAGTTCCTGTGAGTATTACCTGCCTGATCTCTATCCATATTCCGGACTTTTTTGCGAACATTTCAGTAAAAAAGGAATCCGTGCTCACCCGTTTCCACCTACGAGTGAAAAGTCCATTGATGAAGGGAGAAAACACACCATAACAAATGAATACTTCTCAATGGCTGCACTTGTCGGTGATGTACTGAATATTCCGGACATTCGAAACAAAGGAGATATCCCAAAAGTTCTCTTCATTCCACAGAACGAGGGAGCAGAAGTTGACGGGCAGTATAACAGGTTTATACGCACGATTCTTGATGAAGAAGGGCTATCTCACGTCTGGGTTGAATCTCCGTTCATTGAAGATATCATATACGAGGATGAGAGTTTTCTCACATCACTCTTCTGTCTCCTCATTGCAGGAGACTTAATTCTGGTGACCCCCGTGTCTGACCGGGCCAGGTACCTGAACCAGATGAAAGGTATGATACAGAGAAATGAACTTGATATCCGTTCTCTGAAAAGAGTCGCCTGGGAGATTTCAATGATCCTGCAGTCAGCACCTCCGGAAAAAACCATCCTTGCCATAGGTGAGCCACTCATTCTCTACAATGATATGCTGAATAACCAGATCCTGAATGGATTAGAAGAGAACAACGTCCGGGTTATGTTTGCACCTTTGAGCGAATGCTTCTGGCAGACCTGGAAGGATTACATTCTCCAGTACGGGAACGACAGGACTGATGTCCTCTTAAAGAAACTTGCCATACTCGAAGATTATATGAATCAAATCCATCAGGTACTTGGTGTATTCAGCCCATATGAAGAGAAAACAGAAGACCTTATCAGACTCGCAGATGCCACCACCGGGTACTATGCCGGTGGATTTGGAAGATACAGGGAGGCAAAAGTTCTTGGGTTACCGTCATCGGTCAAAGGCGTGATAACCGTTTCATCAATGTATGAAAACACCGGAATCCTGCTTAATACTCTTCATAAAGGATTTGAATCAGACCACCAGAAGCCGGTGCTAAACCTGACATTTGACGGAACACACAATGACCATGACAAAAGCAAGGTTGAATCATTTCTCTACTATCTGTAAATTCCTAGAAAAGAGGTAAACCATGAACACATCTACCAGTGATACGAAAAATAATGAATCGCACGGACATCCATCAAACGAACCGGGTTCAAAAACCGGTTCTGATCATATTATCATCCCCTGTTGTGGTCAGGCAAACACCGGACAGATATCCAATGAGGTTGCAATGGTCCTGTCAGATGAAGGATTCGGGATGTATTACTGTACTGCTCTTCTTGCAACGAAACCAGAGGTTATTATAAGCCGAATGCAGGGAACGGAGAAGATCATCGCCATCGATGGATGCACTATAGCCTGTGCAAAGAAAATTGCATTGCAGGCAGGATTTAAGGTGAACCACCATGTTCTGGTTACTGACCTTGGGATTGAAAAGAAAAAAGGGCGTAACTTTACTTCTGAACAGGTTGCATGCGTCATTGATGTTATCCGGAAGGGATGCTGACCTTCAGGACATGACAATTCCCTCCTCTTGCAATCCAGATATTATATGATTTCACCTGCAGCATTCAGTTATTCTTTCGTTGGAATGCATATACTCCGAGAGTTACAATTATTGACACATGTACAACAGACAGGATCTATAGTTAAATATTAACCGTAATAAAAACAACCGTTAGACATAATGAAAGGAAAACCCAACATGTGTTTATCATGAAAAATATCTGGAAATTTGCTCCTGAGGATGGAAAAGAGAGAGGGCTACTCACCCTTCTCGTCCTTCATTTCCTGGAGAAAAAACCACAATCTGGATATGAACTGCTAAAGGAGATCGATGAGACAACCGATAGTACCTGGGTGCCAAATAAAGGGACTTTGTATCCTCTTCTGAAATCATTGGAGCAGGAGGGCTTGATACAAGTGAAAGAGGTAGGCAAACGATCAAAGATTACGTTTGAACTAACAGAAGATGGAAGACAGATGCTCTCCACTCTGAAAGGGAAAAAAGAAGAAGCAGAGACGAGGGTTACTTTCTTCAAAAAATTGCACCGGGAAGTATTTGGCGAAGAAAATTTCTCTTTCATCAATTTTATGATGGATGTCAGGTTTTACGTCGAAGATCTTCCTGAAGAGAAAAAACCGGCAGCAATTAAAATTTTACAGACAGCCTTTGACGAGATAAAAAATTTATAACAAGGCACCACAGACCCATTTCTCATATTTCACAAAACACATAGGATACCATGACAAAAAGCACCATTCAGGATACTACTATTTGTATTACACCCGTCGGAATCGTGAAAAATAATCTTCTTGCTCCACCTCTCATAGCCGGAAAAGACGGCCTTGAGCATAACCAGGCATGTACTTCTGCCATGAAAGACATGACCGATACCAATACCCGTGTTTCAGAGATTATTCTCTCCGAAGAATTCTCAGAGCTTCTCGAGGGTATTGAAGAATATTCACATGTAATAATCCTGTACTGGGGACATGAGGTCCCAGTCTCCGGGAGGACAATGAAGAAAACCCACCCGGCTGGTATGACCAATTATCCAAAACAGGGAATTTATGCAACATACAGCCCTGCACGGCCTAACCCGGTATTGATGACAGTCGTTCAACTGGTGAAAAAAGAAAAAAACCGGCTCTATGTATCCGGCCTTGATGCCATCAATAACAGCCCGGTGCTTGATATCAAACCATATGTTCCCCTCTTATTTCCTCAGGAAGGAGTAATCATCCCTGAGTGGATGACAAAGATCATGACAGAATTTCATTCGTAAAGGAGATCATACCATGGAAAAATCTCAGGATGCAAAGAAAAAAACTGATAGTACTTCAGGTGTGCTGAGCAGAGAGATGATTGATGAACTCAAAAAAGATCCGAGAGCTCTCTTTAAAGAAGCGATTCGAAAGAATGATGCAGCCTCCTGCCTGGTAAAGACCGCTGAGATTCATGGGCATTATTGTCCGGGTAGTACTCTCGGTGTTATGGCAACGCTATATGGACTTAGTCTTCTGAAGAAAGAAACGGCCGATTCGGATGGAATCATGGAGAACCTTCTCGCCATCATTGAGGTGAATGCCTGTTTTGCAGATGGTGTGCAGGCGGTCTCCGGGTGTACACTTGGAAACAACTCACTCATTTATCGCGATCTTGGAAAACATGCCGTAACTTTTGTATCCAGAAATGAAAAAGAAGGAGTCAGAATCCGTCTGCTTCCTGATTTCAAGACCTATATTCATAAAGAGGTGCCGGAATTTTACCCTCTCATGGACAAGGTGATCATGAAAAGGAAGGGAACACAGGAAGAAGAGAAATTATTCAGGGAAAAAGCAACCGAAGCAGCATTTGCAATAATTACGTATCCATTTGAAAAACTCTTTGCTTTCGAGCGGGTTATACCAGTTATCCCTGAACGTGCACCGATAACCGGCACGATGGTATGCCCGGAATGTGGTGAAGAGGTCATGGAAACAAAAACGGGGAAACGTGGCCTGCTCCGGAATATGTGTTTCGCATGTGGAGGAAAATTCCAGGAAGTGAATGGGCAGGGAATCATTGAAAGAAACTTCCGGGACCATGGCCATCATACGGAGCCGGAATAAGAGGAGAGTGATCCCATGAATGAATCACATATTTGTAAAGGAGCTCTGCATATGACACAGCCCGGCCCAGGACACCGGAGAGGAAAAGGTCCAAGTAGTTTTTGGATGCAGGATCCGGATATCGTCTTCAGGGAATTAAACCTGAATGAAGGCGATACATTTCTTGATATCGGGTGTGGGACCGGAGATTATACAATCCGGGCAGCAACTGAAGTTGGCAGGAATGGAACCGTTTTTGCTACCGATATACAGGAAGGACTTGTTCATGAACTCATGAAAAAAGCGGAGGATTCAGGACTGGAAAATATCCAGGCATTTGTAAATGATATTCAAAACCCATTGCCATTTGAGAATAATAGTATCGACATATGCTTCATCTCAACAGTTCTGCATAGTCTTGATCTGAATCAGACTGGACCATTGCTACTTCGGGAGATAAAGCGTGTTTTAAAAAAAGACGGAATTCTAGTGATAATTGAATGCAATAAAGAAAACCTGACCTTTGGCCCGCCTGTCCACATGCGGATATCTGCAGATGAAATAGAAAAAATCGTGTCGCCCTATGGGTTTGTCCAGATCTCCCATGCTGACCTTGGTTTTAATTATTTAGTTACGTTCATCATCCAAACCTGAAATTCTTAAATTTTTTGGGGGTTCAGATATACCAATTATTCAGATTATCCCTTTTGGCTCTTCGACGCAATAAATGAGTTCGTCAAATTTTTTTTATCCGTAACTTAAGTTGAAACTGGTATCAAATAATCATCCAGTCATTTCAAAAAATATATTGGTTAAAATTTAAAAAACATGAACTGCTGAAGCTTTAAATGTAAGATATACTTCTTCATCTTCGGTCAAATGCATTTCATCCCATCCTCTTCTGGTCATGACTGATACTATTGGTATCCCAACATCAATAGTTACTTTGATTACCATCCCGTTATTTTTAATATCAGTGATCCTGCCTTTGAAAGAATTTCTTGCACTGGAAACTATAGGATCCCGGGATAGAAGAATATCCTCGGGACGTACTGTTGCATACACCTCTCTTTCTCCGATGCAGGTTGCTGAATAGATAGTATACCCATCAATCTTGATAGCGGAGATACCCTCCTGATGAGAACATTCCCCTTTAAAAATATTTTCCATACCGGTGAATGCAGCAATGAACTCTGATTCCGGTTTTCTGAACACTTCATCAGGATCTCCAATCTGAGATATCTCTCCCTTATTCATAATAGCAACCCGATCTGCCAGAGAAAAAACCTCCTCAAAATTATGAGTAATATGAATTACTGTAACATTGGTGATATCATGAATTCTGCGAAGTTCAGTCCGGAGTTTGTCTCTGGTCTGACCATCAAGAGCACTCAGTGGTTCATCCAGCAGCAGAAGGTTCGGTTCCATAACCAGGGACCGAGAAATTGCGGCTCTCTGTTGTTCTCCTCCACTCAGGGTTTCGGGTTTTCGATGAAGGAGATGATCAATGCTCAGCAGTCTGGCCATCTCAAGCGTCTTCTTTTTGATGAATTCAGGATTTTTTTTCCGGGTCTTTAAACCAAACCCGATGTTTTCCTCTACCGTCAGATGGGGAAAAAGCATGTAATCCTGGTATACCATGCAGATATTTCGGTCCTTGGGTGCTAAATTGGTAATATCCTTCCCATCCATGATAATTCGTCCTGAATCGGGAGGGTAAAATCCTGCAATTGTTTCAAGAAGAATGGTCTTTCCAGCCCCTGTCGGACCAATAATTACCAGGTATTCTCCGGGAGAAACATCAAGAGTCACGTTCCGGAGAACAAATTCACCCATGTCTTTAGATAAATTCTCGGTATGTAACATAGGAACCCCCTATAATCTTGATGCCCCACCATACCGCTCGAAAAGGTAAAGTGATATCACACAGATAATGATGAGAATCGTAGCTGCTGAAATTGCCATATTCAGTTTCCCACAGGACATATTCAGGAATAATGCAATCGGAAGGGTTTCAGTCTTCCATTGGATTGCTCCGGCTATTAAAAGAGCAGCCCCAAACTCTCCAATTCCTTTTGCCCAGGTTATTACAGATGCAGCAAAAAAGCCGGAACCAGCCATAGGAAGGGTCACCCGCCAAACTGCCTGGGCATCAGTACACCCAAGGGTTTTTGCGACAAATTCGTACCTGGTGCTGATGGATTCAAACGTTGAACGCATAATCCTCAGCATATAGGGAAAATTCACAAAAAACTGGGCTGCAATAATCCCGAGCGGAGTAAATACAAAAACCAGGCCCATATCTGCAAGTGCATTTCCAAAACCCGTCGTCCCAAAGAATAAGAGCAGACCAAGACCTGCGACCAGAGGGGGAAGAGCAAGGGGCATGTCAAGAATTGCATTGACCGCATCTTTTCCAAAAAAATTGTACCGGGCAAGAGCATATGCAGCGGGTACCGCAATAAGAATACAGAGAAATGTTGAGATTATTGAGGTTCCAAGACTCATGACTATGGCAAACTGAATCTCAGGACTTGTTATAGAAGCATACAGAGCATCAGGAGAAGGTTTTGTCACAATGAGGAGCAGTAGAATAATTATAAACAGAGTAAGCAGGATACTGGTTCCAATCGTTGCAGATCTCAGCCAGGAATTTCTCATGTCACTCATTTTTTAACCCTTTCCCGATTCCTCAGTTCCTTTGGAGTACTGTTCCATTCGGCAATATCATCCATATGCTGGTTATCCACCCAGCCACACTTTACCTCAT from Methanospirillum hungatei JF-1 includes the following:
- a CDS encoding acyl-CoA dehydratase activase: MNTLTSQMKSDPDHSDLADEKINPETYSIGIDIGYSSIKIGLVNSSLQPVYADYILHKGKIKETLQKILATLAGQYDPTSITHGAVTGSESKWISKDQTIHHVNDVSALLEGSLCLDDSVHSIIDIGGQTARYITGFTSREKSCIEISMNSNCAAGTGSFLEEQVSRLNLSIEDYAAYAAKSSSIPRIAGRCSVFAKTDIIHHQQEGVPVEDILQGLAYALIRNYRGAVIKKLPITRPVFFAGGVAHNDAIVNAISDILDLSDGKLIVSDLSGNAAAIGTAIIAKQNNLTISPDELSSILTRNECNSNNSELSLPALARFGKEDCTNKHICAPISSGDEITDCFLGIDIGSTSTNLVLMNENKEIVAFRYLRTLGDPFHAVSTGLADLGREFKDKVRVIGVGTTGSGRYMIARLFGADVVKDEITAQARAAITLDPLVDTVFEIGGQDSKFISLRNGVVTDFQMNKICAAGTGSFIEEQSKKFDIPIDDFGDKALASTKPEYLGERCTVFIETSIAACLANGTSTEDIVSGLCYSIVKNYLNRVVGQKKIGDRIFLQGGIAYNQGVINAFRSLTGKEIIVPPFFSVTGAYGAAILTCEEMGSRKTSFKGFDHIASSGEGEIEKVANSDSGSDFEEMVTDLIFEGYDGTLDPSKKTIGIPRALFTYGMYPMFDAFFRELGYNVLLSDPTSEKTIWLGQDYSLDETCYPVKLINGHVAELVEKKVDYIFFPDLYTVVHPNSHTRQDFGCPYMQLAFKLVNRAMELDTKGIKLLAPTIGFSLGEQFMKNSFMNLGTMLDRTTEETGKALQKGMQAFHDFETRIMEKGKQIVQGLQADEKAFVLISKTYGVADPVLNLGIPGKLKEMGYKTLAFYNLPECDVSSEHPNMFWPFGQHILEAAQVVRQHPNLYAIFLTHHGCGPDTVFTHYFKEIMGDKPYLNIEVDEHSSGVGVITRLEAFVNSLNHIPSQPAEDMNCYPERVPHPKAGITTNGLAFSSSCEYYLPDLYPYSGLFCEHFSKKGIRAHPFPPTSEKSIDEGRKHTITNEYFSMAALVGDVLNIPDIRNKGDIPKVLFIPQNEGAEVDGQYNRFIRTILDEEGLSHVWVESPFIEDIIYEDESFLTSLFCLLIAGDLILVTPVSDRARYLNQMKGMIQRNELDIRSLKRVAWEISMILQSAPPEKTILAIGEPLILYNDMLNNQILNGLEENNVRVMFAPLSECFWQTWKDYILQYGNDRTDVLLKKLAILEDYMNQIHQVLGVFSPYEEKTEDLIRLADATTGYYAGGFGRYREAKVLGLPSSVKGVITVSSMYENTGILLNTLHKGFESDHQKPVLNLTFDGTHNDHDKSKVESFLYYL
- a CDS encoding putative zinc-binding protein; translation: MNTSTSDTKNNESHGHPSNEPGSKTGSDHIIIPCCGQANTGQISNEVAMVLSDEGFGMYYCTALLATKPEVIISRMQGTEKIIAIDGCTIACAKKIALQAGFKVNHHVLVTDLGIEKKKGRNFTSEQVACVIDVIRKGC
- a CDS encoding PadR family transcriptional regulator encodes the protein MKNIWKFAPEDGKERGLLTLLVLHFLEKKPQSGYELLKEIDETTDSTWVPNKGTLYPLLKSLEQEGLIQVKEVGKRSKITFELTEDGRQMLSTLKGKKEEAETRVTFFKKLHREVFGEENFSFINFMMDVRFYVEDLPEEKKPAAIKILQTAFDEIKNL
- the tsaA gene encoding tRNA (N6-threonylcarbamoyladenosine(37)-N6)-methyltransferase TrmO — its product is MTKSTIQDTTICITPVGIVKNNLLAPPLIAGKDGLEHNQACTSAMKDMTDTNTRVSEIILSEEFSELLEGIEEYSHVIILYWGHEVPVSGRTMKKTHPAGMTNYPKQGIYATYSPARPNPVLMTVVQLVKKEKNRLYVSGLDAINNSPVLDIKPYVPLLFPQEGVIIPEWMTKIMTEFHS
- a CDS encoding FmdE family protein gives rise to the protein MEKSQDAKKKTDSTSGVLSREMIDELKKDPRALFKEAIRKNDAASCLVKTAEIHGHYCPGSTLGVMATLYGLSLLKKETADSDGIMENLLAIIEVNACFADGVQAVSGCTLGNNSLIYRDLGKHAVTFVSRNEKEGVRIRLLPDFKTYIHKEVPEFYPLMDKVIMKRKGTQEEEKLFREKATEAAFAIITYPFEKLFAFERVIPVIPERAPITGTMVCPECGEEVMETKTGKRGLLRNMCFACGGKFQEVNGQGIIERNFRDHGHHTEPE
- a CDS encoding class I SAM-dependent methyltransferase, giving the protein MTQPGPGHRRGKGPSSFWMQDPDIVFRELNLNEGDTFLDIGCGTGDYTIRAATEVGRNGTVFATDIQEGLVHELMKKAEDSGLENIQAFVNDIQNPLPFENNSIDICFISTVLHSLDLNQTGPLLLREIKRVLKKDGILVIIECNKENLTFGPPVHMRISADEIEKIVSPYGFVQISHADLGFNYLVTFIIQT
- the wtpC gene encoding tungstate ABC transporter ATP-binding protein WtpC → MLHTENLSKDMGEFVLRNVTLDVSPGEYLVIIGPTGAGKTILLETIAGFYPPDSGRIIMDGKDITNLAPKDRNICMVYQDYMLFPHLTVEENIGFGLKTRKKNPEFIKKKTLEMARLLSIDHLLHRKPETLSGGEQQRAAISRSLVMEPNLLLLDEPLSALDGQTRDKLRTELRRIHDITNVTVIHITHNFEEVFSLADRVAIMNKGEISQIGDPDEVFRKPESEFIAAFTGMENIFKGECSHQEGISAIKIDGYTIYSATCIGEREVYATVRPEDILLSRDPIVSSARNSFKGRITDIKNNGMVIKVTIDVGIPIVSVMTRRGWDEMHLTEDEEVYLTFKASAVHVF
- a CDS encoding ABC transporter permease is translated as MSDMRNSWLRSATIGTSILLTLFIIILLLLIVTKPSPDALYASITSPEIQFAIVMSLGTSIISTFLCILIAVPAAYALARYNFFGKDAVNAILDMPLALPPLVAGLGLLLFFGTTGFGNALADMGLVFVFTPLGIIAAQFFVNFPYMLRIMRSTFESISTRYEFVAKTLGCTDAQAVWRVTLPMAGSGFFAASVITWAKGIGEFGAALLIAGAIQWKTETLPIALFLNMSCGKLNMAISAATILIIICVISLYLFERYGGASRL